Proteins encoded by one window of Oculatellaceae cyanobacterium:
- a CDS encoding COP23 domain-containing protein has protein sequence MKFQPLFLAGIVATSATLNLSAMPTLSQSDSNQVKFLCNQVFDPASGDRIPATVAWVPERQKHILIVGWKSTYFPKWNPEKRCQEITRKFQAAYNDGRLDYLTTGEINSYQVICAVTKQGNQCDGNNQLFTIKRHEDPNFVLSKLLGSLDGKSNTIIYQSAGSQKYISFNEILQKAPIVPEKSISFK, from the coding sequence ATGAAATTTCAACCACTTTTTTTGGCAGGTATTGTAGCAACATCAGCAACTTTGAATTTGAGTGCCATGCCAACTTTGAGTCAGTCAGATTCAAATCAAGTCAAATTTTTGTGTAATCAAGTATTCGATCCTGCTAGTGGTGACAGGATACCAGCAACAGTAGCGTGGGTTCCCGAACGTCAAAAACATATCCTCATTGTTGGTTGGAAATCCACTTATTTTCCTAAATGGAATCCTGAAAAGCGCTGTCAAGAAATCACGCGCAAATTTCAAGCAGCTTATAACGATGGACGTTTGGATTACTTAACAACAGGTGAAATTAATAGTTACCAAGTGATTTGTGCTGTGACGAAGCAAGGAAATCAATGTGATGGGAATAATCAGCTATTTACTATTAAACGGCATGAAGATCCTAATTTTGTTTTAAGCAAATTATTAGGTAGTCTGGATGGTAAAAGCAATACCATAATTTATCAAAGTGCAGGTTCGCAAAAATACATTTCGTTTAATGAAATTCTCCAGAAAGCTCCTATTGTTCCAGAAAAATCTATAAGTTTTAAGTAG
- a CDS encoding sigma-70 family RNA polymerase sigma factor, with product MGNESEDTLNQQLQQLIAEAKEHPKRSIQQRLALNRLIKAIQESGKLSKQSNWLTIPNYQDFYNEALQQTLLEICENLHTYKPEYPVMAWVNQIFGWRFSDLYKKSQKRGVTNIPKNQELPKIIPLTDFDQETIDQQSLSSEEQQLREIIENDSNKLLSKQIISSHPHINLKILLLKILAGKTWQEISDELDISLSTVSSFYQRSLRKVLPDIQKYL from the coding sequence ATGGGTAATGAATCTGAGGATACTTTAAACCAACAATTACAACAACTGATAGCAGAAGCGAAAGAACACCCAAAAAGAAGTATACAACAGCGACTGGCATTAAATAGACTAATAAAAGCCATTCAAGAGTCAGGAAAACTCAGCAAACAAAGCAACTGGCTGACAATTCCTAACTACCAAGACTTTTATAACGAAGCTTTACAGCAAACATTGTTAGAAATTTGCGAAAATCTTCATACTTATAAACCAGAATATCCTGTTATGGCTTGGGTAAATCAAATCTTTGGCTGGCGGTTTTCGGATTTATACAAGAAATCTCAAAAAAGAGGTGTTACCAACATCCCTAAAAACCAAGAGTTACCAAAAATCATCCCTTTAACAGATTTTGACCAAGAAACTATTGACCAGCAAAGTCTTTCCTCCGAAGAACAACAATTAAGAGAAATAATTGAAAACGACTCCAATAAACTTTTATCTAAACAGATTATTTCCAGTCATCCTCATATTAACTTAAAAATTCTCCTATTAAAAATCTTAGCCGGAAAAACATGGCAAGAAATATCAGATGAATTAGATATTTCCTTATCAACCGTATCCAGTTTTTACCAGCGCAGTTTGCGTAAAGTTCTGCCTGATATACAGAAATACTTATAG
- a CDS encoding DUF1822 family protein, protein MNSQPATDSVTIPLSFTAHSLAQEISNDLSNPIKKKQVYLNTLAVYAVEHYLRCLGFNTDRLHSDSYNPVMVKLMNIADLNLTDIGRIECRPVLPNANHLEIPAEVLLDRIGYVAVQLSEDLKSANILGFTSTAAAEVSLNDLQSVEDLLIYLSELEPKTNEVVTPSKESELVNLGKWFDGIISTGWETIDQLLNPLQLGVAFKKQVSVTRGKKINLGMLVDNLSVALVVKLTSQFNQEVEVLIQLYPTENLSLVEGIKLIVSDESGEVLDQAISRSGDNWIQLELSAELGEKFSVIVGYDEVNVRQDFVLDN, encoded by the coding sequence ATGAATAGTCAACCTGCAACTGATAGCGTAACAATTCCCTTATCATTTACCGCGCATTCTTTAGCTCAAGAAATTAGTAATGATTTATCAAATCCCATCAAGAAAAAACAAGTTTATCTCAATACCTTAGCAGTATACGCGGTAGAGCATTACTTGCGTTGCTTGGGATTTAATACCGATAGGCTTCACAGCGATAGTTATAATCCAGTCATGGTAAAATTAATGAATATCGCTGACTTAAATCTGACTGATATAGGTAGAATTGAATGCCGTCCGGTTTTACCAAACGCCAATCATCTAGAAATTCCCGCCGAAGTATTATTAGATAGAATTGGCTACGTTGCTGTGCAATTAAGCGAAGATTTGAAATCAGCTAATATTTTAGGGTTTACCTCAACTGCTGCTGCGGAAGTATCTTTAAATGATTTACAATCTGTAGAAGATTTATTGATATATCTCAGCGAATTAGAACCCAAAACCAATGAAGTAGTTACACCCAGTAAAGAATCTGAACTGGTAAATTTAGGTAAATGGTTTGATGGGATAATTTCTACAGGTTGGGAAACTATAGATCAACTATTAAATCCTTTGCAATTAGGGGTAGCTTTTAAAAAACAAGTAAGTGTCACCAGAGGTAAAAAAATCAATTTAGGAATGCTGGTTGATAATTTATCAGTAGCTTTGGTTGTCAAGCTTACTTCACAATTTAATCAGGAGGTGGAAGTTTTAATTCAATTGTACCCAACAGAGAATTTAAGTTTAGTTGAGGGGATAAAATTAATTGTCAGCGATGAGTCGGGAGAAGTTTTAGATCAAGCAATTTCTCGCTCAGGAGATAATTGGATTCAATTAGAGTTGAGTGCGGAATTGGGAGAAAAGTTTAGTGTTATTGTTGGTTATGATGAGGTGAATGTTCGGCAGGATTTTGTGTTGGATAATTAA
- a CDS encoding serine protease: MIKFPLLKLAIALCSTSLSLLSLTAIEQQLFINESAIRVSAKTADQEIANQVYKKVNPAVVTIKAGRGHGSGFVVSKDGLVFTNAHVVADAPSVVTVEFSDGRQVPADVLGFAKGGLDLAALRINNQKNLTAVTLGNLASAEVGDRVFAIGTPLKTDNKNTFTIGNISRIDKKRSVIQHSANISYGNSGGPLVNDLGQVIGVNTETELNPVLVGGINLGVTPATGMAFAISVDKIKSFWTAVRQNQLSSQDTLPKPGEVASPKEISLNGQVVKGNLSQEDSILPDDSYADAYLFEGRAGQQVTLEMNSQQFNPSLKLYRLEESNGTREVLPVAENDDRGAGSFDAQITTALPEEGVYLVLATSSQPGEVGNYSLGGTATP; this comes from the coding sequence ATGATTAAATTTCCACTATTGAAACTAGCGATCGCACTATGCTCTACTAGCCTTAGTCTGCTGAGTCTTACAGCCATAGAACAACAACTGTTCATTAACGAATCTGCTATACGCGTCTCAGCAAAAACAGCCGATCAAGAAATAGCTAATCAAGTCTATAAAAAAGTCAATCCGGCTGTTGTGACAATCAAAGCGGGAAGGGGACATGGTAGCGGTTTTGTAGTCAGCAAAGATGGATTAGTTTTCACCAATGCTCACGTAGTTGCAGACGCTCCAAGTGTCGTGACGGTAGAATTTTCCGATGGTAGACAAGTTCCAGCCGATGTCTTGGGATTTGCTAAGGGAGGTTTAGACTTAGCTGCACTGAGGATTAATAATCAGAAGAATTTGACCGCAGTTACTTTGGGAAATTTGGCTTCTGCGGAAGTAGGCGATCGCGTTTTTGCGATCGGCACTCCTCTCAAAACAGACAACAAAAATACATTCACTATCGGAAATATCAGCCGCATTGACAAAAAACGAAGCGTCATTCAACACAGCGCCAATATTAGTTATGGCAATTCTGGCGGGCCATTAGTGAACGATCTTGGACAAGTAATTGGGGTAAATACCGAGACAGAATTAAATCCTGTTTTAGTAGGCGGTATTAATTTAGGAGTTACACCAGCGACTGGGATGGCATTCGCTATCTCTGTAGACAAAATCAAATCTTTTTGGACTGCTGTTCGACAAAACCAGCTTTCTTCTCAAGATACTTTACCAAAACCTGGAGAGGTAGCGTCGCCAAAAGAAATATCGCTAAATGGTCAAGTTGTTAAGGGAAATTTAAGCCAAGAAGATAGCATTTTACCAGACGATAGCTATGCTGACGCATATTTATTTGAAGGTCGGGCGGGTCAACAAGTCACTCTGGAGATGAACAGCCAGCAATTCAACCCATCTTTAAAGTTGTACCGTCTCGAAGAAAGTAATGGCACTAGAGAAGTCTTACCAGTTGCAGAAAATGACGATCGAGGTGCAGGAAGTTTTGACGCTCAAATCACGACAGCTTTACCAGAAGAGGGAGTTTATTTAGTCTTAGCCACTTCCAGCCAACCTGGAGAAGTAGGCAATTACAGTTTGGGTGGAACAGCTACTCCATGA
- a CDS encoding tetratricopeptide repeat protein: MMRRLSTLWIRPINAGMPNSLIILLLALATHCTLLTASSFAQTSSSLTPTPSATRSDEFNTLENSQLNEQSGSFLPFTVGIAGSLILLFFGYKKPEKRQRKPVRIHQKVDRYQEEFILDSPRNQSQKQKSATTPKSANTVKPAPSDANGKLPIVNLHYNTLINRIVNEILQKQVRLPDFIYQELVKEINPNNSEVFETCLIEQINTTQSQLAQVKNTQQLFVKENPEIEKARLNRQIKALQSIQTAWERWLKDRHSQATIAAAAKQIRLAAPNERLSTLIQVLDPNQTNTLTLAELQQVAKLLQKEIEVDELISQPLEVEQIARGIAQGIKSYEQLEDYLVTWLYEPTANQTESINNILGYGLKLKQRDPWAFWSRRVDSQILQQLFEVLAEDNSITTFALAISASELSIWTELLVTLQFLQRGMVNWFEKQPYDSQWGTASSIATFLTWACIWCQFSQGLQQTQNLADRTRELLIKSCLQVTLQILRVFSHKSYFPLYGGVFALFSRDALQDALKYLDEPLLHVEGTQEKARFLTLLGYSQQFIGETDAAIAFHQQALDLAQNAGDRPCEIANFNHLSRICVTQKNYSEAINYSQRALVLARQVGDRLGEANALANLGYSEVKEAQQLERLNSDSHERAIANLKRGSLLAQNLGEIQCQAICCNSLGLAYLIMQQPHTAVSYLIEGSKVAQGSGDLYLQGLNFNYLAEAYYALNQLEQAAYYGFLAMYLLNQISAKEWQQPANLLVVIQGKVEISFFQELLRKHQSVIVAIIGVDGYDYLLQLWEKYKQSSI; the protein is encoded by the coding sequence ATGATGCGCCGACTTTCTACTCTCTGGATTCGCCCAATCAACGCAGGAATGCCCAACTCGTTAATCATTTTATTACTTGCTCTAGCGACGCACTGCACATTATTAACCGCTAGCAGTTTTGCTCAAACATCATCCTCATTAACCCCGACTCCATCCGCTACTAGATCAGACGAGTTTAATACTCTGGAAAATTCACAATTAAATGAGCAATCAGGCAGCTTTTTACCTTTCACTGTGGGAATTGCAGGCAGCTTAATTTTGTTATTTTTTGGTTATAAAAAACCTGAAAAGCGGCAGCGAAAACCTGTTCGCATACATCAAAAAGTTGACCGCTATCAGGAAGAGTTTATTCTAGATTCTCCCCGAAATCAGTCTCAGAAGCAAAAAAGCGCGACGACTCCCAAAAGTGCAAATACTGTCAAACCTGCGCCAAGTGATGCTAACGGCAAATTGCCAATAGTTAATTTACATTATAACACATTAATCAACCGAATTGTTAATGAAATATTGCAAAAACAAGTTCGTTTGCCAGACTTTATTTATCAGGAGTTAGTTAAAGAAATCAATCCCAATAATAGCGAAGTTTTTGAAACTTGTTTAATTGAACAAATTAATACTACTCAGTCTCAACTTGCTCAAGTTAAAAATACCCAACAACTCTTTGTCAAAGAAAATCCAGAGATTGAGAAAGCCCGTTTAAATAGACAGATTAAAGCTTTACAAAGTATTCAAACTGCTTGGGAACGCTGGCTTAAAGACCGCCATTCCCAAGCTACTATTGCTGCTGCTGCCAAGCAAATCCGCCTTGCTGCCCCGAATGAGCGTTTGAGTACCTTAATTCAAGTTTTAGACCCTAATCAAACCAACACTCTTACCCTAGCAGAATTACAGCAGGTGGCTAAATTATTGCAAAAGGAAATAGAAGTTGATGAGTTAATTTCACAACCTCTAGAAGTTGAGCAGATAGCACGGGGAATTGCTCAAGGTATTAAATCTTATGAGCAACTAGAAGATTATTTAGTTACTTGGCTTTATGAACCAACTGCTAATCAAACTGAAAGTATTAACAATATTCTTGGCTATGGGCTAAAGTTAAAACAACGAGATCCTTGGGCATTTTGGTCAAGGCGGGTTGATAGTCAAATTTTACAACAGTTGTTTGAAGTTTTAGCTGAAGATAATTCAATCACAACTTTTGCTCTGGCTATTTCTGCGTCTGAATTAAGTATTTGGACTGAATTATTAGTTACGCTACAGTTCTTGCAAAGAGGGATGGTTAACTGGTTTGAAAAACAACCTTACGATTCACAATGGGGAACAGCTTCAAGTATTGCTACTTTTCTGACGTGGGCTTGTATTTGGTGTCAATTTTCTCAGGGTTTACAACAAACACAAAATCTTGCCGATCGCACAAGGGAATTGTTAATCAAAAGTTGTTTACAAGTAACTTTGCAAATCTTGAGGGTATTTTCTCATAAGTCATATTTTCCGCTTTACGGTGGGGTTTTTGCTTTATTTAGTCGAGATGCCCTGCAAGATGCTTTAAAGTATTTAGATGAACCTTTGCTTCATGTTGAGGGAACTCAGGAAAAAGCACGTTTTTTGACTTTACTGGGATATTCACAGCAGTTTATTGGAGAAACCGATGCAGCGATCGCATTTCATCAACAAGCTTTAGATCTTGCACAAAACGCTGGCGATCGCCCTTGCGAAATTGCGAACTTCAATCATCTTAGCCGCATCTGTGTAACTCAGAAAAATTACTCGGAAGCTATTAACTATAGCCAACGTGCATTAGTGTTAGCGCGTCAAGTAGGCGATCGCTTAGGGGAAGCTAATGCTCTGGCAAATTTGGGTTATAGTGAGGTGAAGGAAGCTCAACAGCTAGAGCGATTAAATTCCGATAGCCATGAAAGAGCGATCGCTAACTTAAAACGAGGATCTCTGTTAGCTCAAAATTTAGGCGAGATCCAATGTCAGGCTATTTGTTGCAATAGTCTGGGACTGGCTTATTTAATTATGCAACAGCCTCATACGGCTGTATCCTATCTGATTGAAGGGTCAAAGGTAGCTCAAGGATCGGGAGATTTATATTTACAAGGATTGAATTTTAATTATCTAGCAGAGGCATATTATGCTTTAAATCAGCTAGAGCAAGCTGCTTACTATGGTTTTCTGGCAATGTATTTATTAAACCAGATTTCCGCTAAGGAGTGGCAACAACCAGCAAATTTACTGGTGGTGATTCAAGGAAAGGTTGAAATTTCGTTTTTTCAAGAGTTGTTAAGAAAGCATCAGTCGGTAATTGTGGCAATTATTGGTGTTGATGGCTATGATTATTTGCTGCAATTATGGGAAAAGTATAAACAATCGTCTATTTAA
- a CDS encoding tetratricopeptide repeat protein — MKLTLTLVSCLLLLTTPVLAANPYLEPKTELKNKQLISQAESPEELQEIATHITVKISSNNNGGTGVIIAKKQQTYLIVTNAHVITGSKTFKIQTHDGVVHQAQLLPNTNLSKYDLALVQFSSNKQYETADINRSTPKAGTPVWGVGFSAETGKLVFRQGKTTQVPEQAFKGGYQIGYSSDIVQGMSGGAILDTYGGLIGINGRSAYPIINSGFVYEDGSRPTQQEIQQFRRASWGIPIKTVLAQVNREVLTAYSLPLPDIKPDTPKALLPEWVAQLEQKAKQFSVRIDSSSEANGSGVIIAKQGDVYTVLTADHVLCERESAQEPCRNNTYQILAPDNQLYPIIPESVNRQPGVDLAVVKFSSKATYQVATLADYNPNDYDYMFTAGYPKLGSQSPWRFTMGRIFDKEQGSVEIKEPDFQSNSSGLAKSASSLTGGYELVYTSITYGGMSGGAVLDTQGRVIGIHGRAEGEEAIDQKTGDRGLNDGRVQMGYSLGIPISTFVGLVAQLKVQPPKVENTPPPQLNPDKIQSIKDAVLSANVQKGNATASLWLERGNQLWRLGQYLEAVSAFDQAIKLNPTFVYLAYYGKGLALGWGGLEQEAVLALEKAVQLQPDFVAALEKQSIVYRYLGQMEKALAATNQAIQAEPNNPNLYNEKLAVLGELKRYDEGLDAINIAIRLNPRAAFYNNRGNVYKAQEKWDLALADFNTAIQINPKYAWAYNNRGNIYSKQRKWDLAIADYNTAIQMYLKNAGAYYNRGNVYKAQEKWDLAIADYNTAIQINPKFALAYISRGIFYSDQEKWDLALADFNTAIKINSKDAYAYIGRGDVYKAQEKWDLAIADFNTAIKINSKDAYAYIGRGDVYKAQEKWELALADYNTAIQINPKYAYAYNNRGVFYFEQEKWDLAIADYNTAIKINPKYAYAYIGRGVLYSAQEKWDLAIADYNTAIKINSKDAYAYIGRGDVYKAQEKWDLAIADYNTAIRINPKYAYAYYNRGSLYSEQKKWELALADYNTAIQINPKYAGAYNNRGVVYYNQEKWELALADYNTAIQINPKYADTYLNRGLVYDSKEKWDLAIADFNTAIQINPKYAYYNRGGVIYSDQYSDQEKWELAIADYRTAIQINDKLANAYNNRGFLYFQQKKWDLALADYNQAIRINDKLAPAYTNRGILYFQQEKWDLALADYNQALQLNPELAQAFLNRGVLYFEQKKWDLALADYNQAIRINPEYAKAYNNRGNFYLEQKKWDLALADYNQAIRINPEYANAYNNRGLVYEQMADKQKAIADLQTAATLSQQQGNTQLYEWVIGKLQQLQG, encoded by the coding sequence ATGAAACTTACACTTACATTGGTTAGCTGTTTATTACTACTAACAACACCAGTTTTAGCAGCAAATCCTTACTTAGAACCCAAAACCGAACTCAAAAATAAACAGCTAATTAGTCAAGCAGAATCACCAGAGGAATTGCAAGAAATCGCCACCCACATTACTGTCAAAATTAGCAGCAATAATAATGGTGGGACTGGGGTAATTATTGCTAAAAAACAACAAACTTATCTAATTGTTACTAACGCCCATGTGATTACAGGTAGCAAGACTTTTAAGATTCAGACACATGACGGAGTGGTACATCAAGCTCAATTACTGCCCAATACGAATCTGAGTAAATATGATTTAGCACTTGTACAATTTAGCAGCAATAAACAATACGAAACGGCTGATATTAACCGCTCAACTCCTAAAGCTGGAACGCCAGTTTGGGGGGTAGGATTTTCCGCAGAAACGGGTAAGTTAGTTTTCCGTCAAGGAAAAACCACCCAAGTACCTGAACAAGCATTTAAAGGCGGCTATCAAATTGGGTATAGCAGCGATATAGTTCAAGGAATGAGTGGCGGTGCTATCCTTGATACTTACGGAGGACTGATAGGAATTAATGGACGCAGTGCTTACCCAATAATAAATAGTGGTTTCGTTTATGAAGACGGTTCGCGTCCTACACAACAAGAAATTCAACAATTTAGGCGTGCGAGTTGGGGTATTCCCATTAAAACCGTTCTAGCCCAAGTTAATCGAGAAGTTCTTACAGCTTATTCTCTACCATTACCAGATATAAAACCCGATACTCCTAAAGCACTCCTACCTGAATGGGTAGCACAATTAGAGCAGAAAGCTAAACAATTTAGTGTCAGAATTGATAGCAGTAGTGAGGCGAATGGTTCTGGAGTAATTATTGCCAAACAAGGGGATGTTTACACTGTTTTAACTGCTGACCATGTTTTGTGTGAAAGAGAATCAGCCCAAGAACCGTGTCGAAATAATACCTATCAAATATTAGCTCCAGACAATCAACTATATCCGATTATTCCAGAGAGCGTTAACAGACAACCAGGGGTGGATTTAGCAGTTGTCAAATTTAGTAGCAAAGCAACTTATCAAGTGGCAACTTTAGCTGATTATAACCCGAATGATTATGACTATATGTTTACGGCGGGTTATCCCAAACTAGGATCTCAGTCACCCTGGCGATTTACAATGGGACGAATTTTTGATAAGGAACAGGGATCAGTAGAAATTAAAGAACCAGATTTTCAAAGTAATAGTTCTGGACTAGCAAAAAGTGCGAGTTCTTTAACCGGAGGTTATGAATTAGTTTATACCAGTATTACTTATGGAGGTATGAGTGGCGGTGCAGTTCTAGATACTCAAGGACGAGTAATTGGGATTCATGGCAGAGCAGAAGGAGAAGAAGCAATCGATCAAAAAACAGGTGATCGAGGTCTTAATGATGGTCGAGTCCAGATGGGATATAGTTTAGGCATTCCTATTAGTACATTTGTGGGATTGGTAGCACAACTGAAAGTTCAACCGCCAAAGGTAGAAAATACGCCACCTCCTCAACTAAATCCAGATAAAATTCAATCAATCAAAGATGCGGTTTTATCAGCCAATGTACAGAAAGGCAATGCGACGGCTTCTCTTTGGTTAGAAAGAGGAAATCAACTGTGGCGGTTAGGGCAATATCTTGAAGCTGTGTCAGCTTTTGATCAAGCAATTAAGCTTAACCCTACTTTTGTTTATCTAGCTTATTATGGCAAGGGTTTAGCATTAGGTTGGGGCGGTCTAGAGCAAGAGGCAGTACTAGCTTTAGAAAAAGCAGTGCAGCTACAACCTGATTTTGTCGCAGCTTTGGAAAAACAAAGTATCGTATATAGATACTTAGGGCAAATGGAGAAAGCATTAGCAGCGACTAATCAAGCAATTCAAGCAGAACCAAACAACCCCAATTTGTACAATGAAAAATTGGCGGTGTTAGGAGAGTTAAAACGCTATGACGAAGGGTTAGATGCGATTAATATAGCAATCCGACTCAATCCTCGTGCTGCCTTTTACAACAATCGGGGGAATGTTTACAAAGCCCAGGAAAAATGGGACTTAGCACTTGCTGATTTCAATACTGCCATCCAAATCAATCCTAAGTATGCTTGGGCTTACAACAATCGGGGGAATATTTACTCTAAACAGAGAAAATGGGATTTGGCTATTGCTGATTACAATACTGCAATCCAAATGTATCTTAAGAATGCTGGTGCTTACTACAATCGGGGGAATGTTTACAAAGCCCAGGAAAAATGGGATTTAGCTATTGCTGATTACAATACTGCCATCCAAATCAATCCTAAGTTTGCTTTAGCTTACATAAGTCGGGGGATTTTTTACTCTGATCAGGAAAAATGGGATTTAGCACTTGCTGATTTTAATACTGCCATCAAAATCAATTCTAAAGATGCTTATGCTTACATAGGTCGGGGGGATGTTTACAAAGCCCAGGAAAAATGGGATTTAGCTATTGCTGATTTTAATACTGCCATCAAAATCAATTCTAAAGATGCTTATGCTTACATAGGTCGGGGGGATGTTTACAAAGCCCAGGAAAAATGGGAATTAGCACTTGCTGATTACAATACTGCAATCCAAATCAATCCTAAGTATGCTTATGCTTACAACAATCGGGGGGTTTTTTACTTTGAGCAGGAAAAATGGGATTTAGCTATTGCTGATTACAATACTGCCATCAAAATCAATCCTAAGTATGCTTATGCTTACATAGGTCGTGGGGTTCTTTACTCTGCTCAGGAAAAATGGGATTTAGCTATTGCTGATTACAATACTGCCATCAAAATCAATTCTAAAGATGCTTATGCTTACATAGGTCGGGGGGATGTTTACAAAGCCCAGGAAAAATGGGATTTAGCTATTGCTGATTACAATACTGCCATCCGAATCAATCCTAAGTATGCTTATGCTTATTACAATCGGGGGAGTCTTTACTCTGAGCAGAAAAAATGGGAATTAGCACTTGCTGATTACAATACTGCAATCCAAATCAATCCTAAGTATGCTGGTGCTTACAACAATCGGGGGGTTGTTTACTATAACCAGGAAAAATGGGAATTAGCACTTGCTGATTACAATACTGCAATCCAAATCAATCCTAAGTATGCCGATACTTACCTCAATCGGGGGCTTGTTTACGATAGTAAGGAAAAATGGGATTTAGCTATTGCTGATTTCAATACTGCAATCCAAATCAATCCTAAGTATGCTTATTACAATCGGGGGGGAGTTATTTACTCTGACCAGTACTCTGATCAGGAAAAATGGGAATTAGCTATTGCTGATTACCGTACTGCAATCCAAATCAATGATAAGCTTGCTAACGCTTACAACAATCGGGGGTTTCTTTACTTCCAGCAGAAAAAATGGGATTTAGCTCTAGCCGATTATAACCAAGCTATCCGAATCAATGATAAGCTTGCACCAGCTTACACCAATCGGGGGATTCTTTACTTCCAGCAGGAAAAATGGGATTTAGCTCTAGCCGATTACAACCAAGCTCTCCAACTCAATCCTGAGTTAGCACAAGCTTTTCTCAATCGGGGGGTTCTTTACTTCGAGCAGAAAAAATGGGATTTAGCTCTAGCCGATTATAACCAAGCTATCCGAATCAATCCTGAGTATGCAAAGGCTTACAACAATCGGGGGAATTTTTACTTAGAGCAGAAAAAATGGGATTTAGCTCTAGCCGATTATAACCAAGCTATCCGAATCAATCCTGAGTATGCCAACGCCTACAACAATCGGGGACTTGTTTACGAACAGATGGCAGACAAACAGAAAGCGATCGCAGACTTGCAAACTGCTGCAACATTGTCTCAGCAACAGGGAAATACACAGCTTTATGAATGGGTTATTGGGAAGTTACAACAGTTGCAAGGGTAG
- a CDS encoding COP23 domain-containing protein, with protein sequence MKFRLFNWVGILATAATINWGAMPVLSQTQANQVTFLCRQVLDPASGEKIPAILAWVPERKAHIIIVGWKSDYFYNWNREKHCQEATRKFQAAYNDGRLNYLKSGEINIYPVVCAVKDEAEQCNSNNLLFIIKIHDNPNFVLKNLFTNIASDFVCIYPPPPPEQQTYISVNYILQKAPIISEEAINSN encoded by the coding sequence ATGAAGTTTAGATTATTTAATTGGGTAGGTATCTTAGCAACAGCAGCTACTATAAATTGGGGCGCAATGCCAGTTTTGAGCCAAACCCAAGCAAATCAGGTAACATTTTTGTGCCGTCAAGTATTAGATCCTGCTAGTGGTGAAAAGATACCAGCCATATTAGCGTGGGTTCCCGAACGTAAGGCACATATTATTATCGTTGGTTGGAAATCTGATTATTTTTATAATTGGAATCGTGAAAAACACTGTCAAGAAGCCACGCGCAAATTTCAAGCAGCTTATAATGATGGACGTTTAAATTATTTAAAAAGTGGTGAAATTAATATTTATCCAGTTGTTTGTGCAGTGAAAGATGAAGCAGAACAATGTAATAGCAATAATCTACTTTTTATTATCAAAATTCACGACAATCCGAATTTTGTTCTGAAAAATTTATTTACAAATATCGCATCAGATTTTGTTTGTATATATCCTCCCCCACCTCCAGAGCAACAAACTTATATCTCTGTCAATTATATTTTACAAAAAGCTCCAATTATTTCAGAAGAAGCGATTAATTCTAACTAG